In one Rutidosis leptorrhynchoides isolate AG116_Rl617_1_P2 chromosome 8, CSIRO_AGI_Rlap_v1, whole genome shotgun sequence genomic region, the following are encoded:
- the LOC139863886 gene encoding protein FAR1-RELATED SEQUENCE 5-like, with protein sequence MYAIKEMWIPCFFRDVPMNGLMRTSSLSESENSFFSKCKNKHSKLVDFFSRFDAAMDKQGHNTRLIDSQMESRSIKCRTIKSIELHARDVYTPTFFLLVQDEIFQYDKMCSQISCVADGDDELKKIIEVQEKFIPPHKKMIYKQHILRRWTRDASESLNVIFGGVNCHSDAYMITKHLFNTFRRVISNCKNDKEILQLFSDKFDGFVKEFAPSIPDQYSSVTKVQQIENVLGFSKPSNVKVRAPVVFLNKGQCSSKRYKSAREVAASNSSVNRRMCHHCNGIVHNVRTCTADLDTEFSDSEGDDEDVYSDKGEDYDD encoded by the exons ATGTATGCAATCAAGGAGATGTGGATTCCTTGCTTTTTTAGAGATGTACCAATGAATGGCTTAATGCGAACATCCTCATTATCTGAAAGTGAGAATTCGTTTTTCTCTAAATGCAAAAATAAGCATTCAAAGTTAGTTGATTTCTTTTCTAGATTTGATGCTGCCATGGATAAGCAGGGTCATAATACCAGATTGATAGATTCTCAAATGGAAAGCAGATCTATTAAGTGTAGAACTATTAAGTCGATTGAGCTTCATGCAAGAGACGTGTACACTCCCACCTTTTTTTTGTTAGTTCAAGATGAAATTTTTCAATATGATAAAATGTGTTCTCAAATAAGTTGTGTTGCTGATGGTGATGATGAACTTAAAAAGATTATTGAAGTTCAGGAAAAGTTCATTCCTCCTCATAAGAAAATGATTTACAAG CAACACATATTGAGGAGGTGGACTAGAGATGCATCTGAGTCTTTGAATGTTATTTTTGGTGGTGTTAATTGCCATTCTGATGCCTACATGATTACCAAACATCTTTTCAATACTTTTAGGAGAGTTATTTCTAATTGTAAGAATGACAAAGAAATACTCCAGCTTTTTAGTGATAAGTTTGATGGCTTTGTTAAAGAATTTGCACCTTCCATCCCTGACCAATATTCTTCAGTTACAAAGGTTCAACAAATTGAGAATGTTTTAGGATTTTCAAAGCCAAGTAATGTAAAGGTTCGTGCTCCAGTTGTCTTTCTAAACAAAGGTCAATGCAGTAGTAAAAGGTATAAAAGTGCTCGAGAAGTGGCTGCCAGTAATTCTTCTGTAAATAGGAGAATGTGCCATCATTGTAATGGGATTGTTCATAATGTTCGTACTTGCACTGCAGACCTTGATACAGAGTTTTCTGATTCCGAGGGTGATGACGAAGATGTTTATTCAGACAAAGGCGAAGACTATGATGATTAA
- the LOC139863888 gene encoding protein FAR1-RELATED SEQUENCE 5-like, whose amino-acid sequence MTSSSNYSAVDSVSSMSINHPVSPNVSGIDISDSSAKFNNYLIFIFYCFILLFLLSFIQYVLNASPVIDEYNHILSSVEHRTPNGSRLWFPVVPDALKPVIDSVYPSYDHCLHFYESYAEFDVKKASFNRLADGTMNYVVFRCIKSGVPKRLAIDTLVNEPCVVSNHVDISKCQSRIGKEVVDNQVNDEHSSNKPPKFANRKSSIIKCGCEASLRCKYENGKIFIFKFFEGHNHKLVYEANKNSLNKKRKMQYFDMNFVQDLASKSNIGPMLAHHINCDISGGYDMVGPTNVDYKNYRRDLLRHIYETDAHIVIENLLRKKEVLPDFTCEYRCDEEGCLTGVFWADQFSKMNYKEFGDIVSFDATYGTNRYNMRFVPITGIDNHKKLVIFGAALLSRETIDLYKWFIDCFLKTFSNEPGLVTTDQDPAVLEAVAEKFKTAKHRLCMWHISQKLKDKVGYVLYNNKVFRKHMNYIFWNKEMSVSSFERH is encoded by the exons ATGACTTCCTCATCCAATTATTCTGCAGTTGATTCAGTTTCTTCGATGAGTATTAATCATCCTGTATCTCCTAATGTTTCTGGAATCGATATCTCTGATTCATCTgctaagtttaataattatttaattttcATCTTTTACTGTTTTATTTTACTTTTTCTACTATCATTCATTCAAT aTGTTCTGAATGCTTCCCCTGTTATTGATGAATATAATCATATACTGAGTTCAGTTGAGCATCGAACTCCAAATGGTTCTAGGTTATGGTTTCCAGTAGTTCCTGATGCATTAAAGCCTGTTATTGATTCTGTTTATCCTTCTTATGATCATTGCTTGCATTTTTATGAGAGTTATGCTGAATTTGATGTCAAGAAAGCTTCATTTAATAGGTTGGCTGATGGTACTATGAATTACGTTGTGTTCAGGTGTATCAAGTCGGGTGTTCCTAAAAGATTAGCTATTGATACTCTTGTTAATGAACCCTGTGTTGTTTCTAATCATGTTGATATATCGAAATGCCAATCTAGGATAGGTAAAGAAGTTGTTGATAATCAGGTTAATGATGAACATTCTTCAAATAAACCTCCTAAATTTGCTAACCGTAAGTCTTCAATAATTAAGTGTGGTTGTGAGGCTAGTCTAAGGTGTAAATATGAAAATGGTAAGatattcattttcaagttttttgaGGGGCACAATCATAAGCTTGTTTATGAAGCTAATAAGAATTCGCTGAATAAGAAGAGAAAGATGCAGTATTTTGATATGAACTTTGTTCAGGATCTTGCTTCGAAGTCTAATATTGGACCTATGCTTGCTCATCATATTAACTGTGATATTAGTGGTGGTTATGATATGGTTGGTCCTACTAATGTAGATTACAAAAATTATAGGCGTGATTTGCTAAGGCATATTTATGAAACTGATGCTCACATTGTCATTGAAAATCTGCTTAGGAAGAAGGAGGTTTTACCTGATTTTACTTGCGAGTATAGATGTGATGAAGAAGGTTGTTTAACTGGTGTTTTTTGGGCTGATCAGTTTTCTAAAATGAATTACAAAGAATTTGGTGACATTGTGTCATTTGATGCAACATATGGTACCAAtag GTATAATATGAGATTTGTTCCTATCACTGGTATTGATAATCACAAGAAGCTTGTTATTTTTGGTGCTGCATTGCTATCGCGTGAAACTATTGATTTGTACAAATGGTTTATTGACTGTTTTCTAAAAACTTTCTCTAATGAACCTGGTTTGGTTACTACTGATCAAGACCCTGCAGTGTTGGAAGCGGTGGCTGAGAAGTTTAAAACTGCAAAACACAGATTATGTATGTGGCACATCAGTCAGAAGTTAAAGGATAAG GTTGGTTATGTTTTGTATAATAATAAAGTTTTCCGCAAACATATGAATTACATATTTTGGAACAAAGAAATGTCTGTTTCATCTTTTGAAAGACATTGA